ACCGGAGTATCGAGATGATTGCGATGGCAGTACTCGGCGGTATGAGTTCCATTCTCGGTCCGCTCGGTGGGGCCTTCTTCCTCATCGTGTTGCGGGACTTCATCCTGACGGATATCGCGGGACTCTCGTCGCCGGCGCGCTGGACGATCTTCTGGGGGCTGGTTCTCGCGGTGCTCGTGTTCGCCCGCGACGGACTGTTCCGAAAGCTCTGGCACGGCCTCGACCGCATCGGAGGTGACAGATCGTGAGCCTCCTCGAAATCGACGGTGTGACGAAGCGCTTCGGTGGCCTCGTCGCCGTCGACGACGTTTCGTTCGACGTCAACCGCGGTGAGATCGTCGGCTTGATCGGACCGAACGGCTCTGGGAAATCGACGGTGTTCAACTGTATCATGAGCATCTACAAGGTCACCGACGGTTCGATTCACTTCGACGAGAACGATATCACCGACCACCAAACCCACGAGGTCGTCAACAGCGGGCTCTCTCGAGTCTCACAGGAGTCGAACCCGATCACGGCAATGTCCGTCGCCGGCAATATTCAGCTGTTTACGCTGCCGAACAGTCTATTCTCCCTTCGCGGCGGTGCCAGCGAAGCGGAGATCTACGAGTACGCGGCACGCGTCGACATCGAGGACAAACTACAGGAGATGCCGGACGAACTTCCACACGCGGATATCCGTCGTCTCGAAATCGCCAAAGCGTTGGCGACCGAGCCCGATCTGTTGTTGCTCGACGAGCCGTTTGCCGGAATGAATCAGGCCGAAATCACCGAACTCGCGGAGACGTTCCGAGCGTTCAGCGAAGCCGGGATTACGATGGTTATCGTCGATCACAACATGGGGGGTCTGATGGACCTCGTCGATCGGGCCGTCGTCCTCAACAACGGTGAAAAACTCATGGAAGGAACACCCGACGAGGTCACGAGTGACGAACGCGTTCAGAAAGCGTACCTCGGTACCGCGGAGGAGAGCTAGATGTCGTATCTCGAACTCGAAGACGTCCACGTCCGGTACGGCAAAGCACACGCGTTGAAAGGGATCTCGCTATCGGTCGAACGGGGCGAGATCTACGGCGTCATCGGTCCGAATGGCGCCGGGAAGACGACCATGTTGAACGCAATCGCCGGCTTCGTCGAGTACGAAGGCGACATTGGCTACGACGGGGTCGACCTCGCAACGGTAAGTCCACAGCAGATCGTCCAGAACGGCCTGGTCTACTGTACCGAGGATCGGGATCTGTTCCCGTTCTTTTCGGTCCACGATAACCTGTTGATGGGAGCACAGTTCCGTGACGACCGCGACGCGGTCCAGGAGGACCTCGACATGGTCTACGACCTGTTCCCGCGGCTGGACGAACGCCGAACGCAGGAGGCCGAAACCATGAGCGGCGGCGAACAGCAGATGCTCGCCATCGGCCGAGCGCTGATGAGCGATCCCGATATGCTCATGCTCGACGAACCGACGATCGGACTCGCGCCCGTGATCATTCAGGACATCAGCGACGCCATCGAAACGTTACAAGAAGAGGGTCTGACGATTCTCCTGGCCGAGCAGAACTCGACGTTCGCGCTGCGCCACGCCGAGCGACTCTCGTTGATCGAAACCGGCGAGATCGAACTCGCGGGAACGTCCGAAGAGTTCCACGACAACGAGTACGTCCGAGAAGCTTACGTGGGCATCCACTAACGCCGCGCGATTATTTTTCGGCGGTACGGGCTCGACTGACTCGAGCGGTCGCGCTACGGATCGGCGCTCGCGAGACCACCCTGAAACGCCGCGACGGCCTCCCGGAAGGCATCGGGGACGGCGATCGGTTCCTCGGTCTCGAGGTCGACGGCGACCTGCGTGACGGTGCCGTCGGCGAGCGTTCGGTCGTCGGATTTTCGTCTCACGCGGTACTCGAACGTGATGCTTGCCGTGCCCATCTCGGCAACGCGCAGTTCGTTGACGAGCACGTCGCCGAACTCGGCCGCGTCGCGGTAGTTCAGTTCCGCGTTGACGACGTGGACCTGCCAGCCGTCAGCTTCCATCTCCTCGTAGCTGTAATCGATCTCTCGGAAGAACTGGGAGACGGTCTCGTCCTGAAAGGTGAAATACTCGCCGTAGAAGACGATCCCCTGCTGGTCGGTCTCGGCGAATCGGACGCGATTCTCGAAGACTGGCTGGAAGTCGGGCTCGCCGGCATCATCGGTATTGTCAACGGTATCCATACCACCTACCGTTGTCGCGACGAGCAAAATCGTACCGGACTCGGCAACCGGTCGCCGCTACAGGGACTCGAGCGTCTCGAGGTCGTCACCATCGTGTCCACAAATAACGGTCGCGTCGTGCCGTCGCTCGAGGGCTTTGACCGTCCGGAGGCTCTCGAGCCAGTGGCGTTTGCTCCAGAGTAACTGCCCACCCATCGGCTGTTCGTCGTGATAGTTCGCCCGCGTGTAGGCCTGGTCGCCGGCGAGGACGACGGTGCCGGTGTCCTCGAGTTCCAGTTGGACGCCGAGCAATCCGGGCGTGTGGCCCGGAAGGTGGACGAACTCGAGGTCCTCGACGAAGTACTCCCGGTTGCCGTGAACGATCTCCCAGTTCAGGTCGCGGTCGAAATCACCCGCCACATAGGCCCCGTCGCCCGCGTCGGTCTTGGCGCTGTAGTAGGCGAACTTCAGTTCTTCCTCATGGACGTAGACCGGCGTGTCAGTCTCCTCGAACGCGTAGAGCCCGCCGGCGTGGTCGAGGTGGAGGTGCGTCTGGATCACGCAGTCGATATCGTCGAGGGCGTAGCCCGCGTCTGCGAGGTCGTCCTCGAGCGGCCGTAACCCCGTGTGTTCGAACGCAGCGTAGAGCTCCGGCGGCCAGTGGCCCGAGTCGGCTTCCGGATGCGAGCCGGTGTCCCAGAGGATCGTCGCCTCGGGGTGGTCGATAACAAGGTTGTAGACGGGACCATCGCCCATCACCGTCTCCGGATTCGGCTCGTCGGTCGTCCCCAGCGCGAATCCCTCGATGATGTTGTTGACGTCGGTGGTGATCGTGCCGCGCTCGATCGGCGTCACGGTCGCAGAAACCATGGTTGACACTGTGGCCGGTCGAGCATAATTCCGGCGGCGAGAGTCCGCGCCCGAGCGTCGGCCTCGAGGATGCTTGCTGTGCATGCCTGCCGCAGGCCTACCCGACAGTTCGTCGTACCTATCGTATGGTTCGCATTTCGACGATCGTGATCATCGCCGGTATCGTCCTCCTTCCCGTCCCGATTCCGCCGTTCGCGACTATCGCCGGACTCCTCCTGATCGCCGTGGGAGTGGCGCTCCGGCTGTTGACAGATCTGTAGCCCGCAGTCGAAGCGGCCTTGCGTGACCAGCGAGCGCAGCGAATCGGCTGGGAGACCATCGAGCGCCGCGACCGCCGAATCGGTTGCATGGGTAGGTCCACGGTTTTTATCTCTCTCGGCGTGACGGGGTCTGTATGCAGACGACTCCACGGGTGCTCGTCGTCGGTGGTGGACTCGCGGGACTCGTCGCCGCACGCCACCTCGCCGGCGGCGGGACCGACGTGACGCTGCTCGAGCACCGCGAGACGGTCGGCGGCCGCGTCCGAACGCTCGAGCGGGACGGTTACCGATTCGATCGCGGCTTTCAGGTGCTCTTTCCCGCCTATCCCGCAGTGCGGCGGGAACTGGACCTCGAGGCCCTCGACCTTCGCCGATTCACCTCGGGTGCGACCATCGCGCGACCGGGCCGACGGTCGGTACTCGCGGATCCGCGCCAGCAGCCACGTACGATACCCGCGACGCTGTTCAATCGCGATATCACGATGGGCGACCGGCTTCGCGTCGCTCGCCTCTGGTGGGCGTTGCGGGGAACCGATCCGGATCGCGTCTTCGGCGATACTCGCGAGGAAGACGTCTCGATCGAACGCTATCTGCGCGACCGCGGCTTCTCCGACGGCTTTATCGAGGAGTTCGTCGCGCCGTTCTATGGAGGGATCACCCTCGATCGAACGCTCTCGACCTCGAGTCGAGTCTTCGAGTACACGTTTGCGACGCTCGCGGCGGGCGGTGCTGCAGTTCCAGCGGAGGGAATGGAAGCGATACCGACGCAGCTCGCCCAGCGCGTCCGGAATGTCGGCGGCGCGATCGAGACCGGTATCGCGGTCGAGTCGGTCTCGAGCGACGAGTCGACGGCGACCGTCGAAACGGCCGACGGGGAGACCCACGACGCGGACGCCGTCGTCGTCGCCACCGATCCGCCGGCTGCACGAGAGTTGACCGGCCTCGAGTCGATTCCGACCGAGGCGCGAGGCTGTGTCACCCAGTACTACGCGCTGCCGGACGAGACGGGGCTCGAGACCGGAAAGCGGCTGCTGCTCAATGCGACCGAAGACGAGGGACCGAACCACGTCGTCCCGCACAGCGCAGTCGTTCCCGAGTACGCGCCCGACGATACGACGCTTGTCAGCGCGACGTACCTCGGATGCGAGGTCCAGCGGACCTCGAAGCGAAGCGACGCCAGCCGCGGAGCAGAGGCGAACGACGCGGAACTGGCCGAACGAACGCGACAGGCGCTCGAGTCGTGGTATCCGGAGCAGCGGTTCGACGGCCTCGAGACGCTGCACACCGATCGAATCCCGTTCGCCCAGTTCGACCAGCCGCCGGGGATCTACGACCGGTTGCCGGACGCTCGCGATCCGGACGGCCCGGTCTACCTGGCGGGCGACTACACCCGCTGGTCGTCGATTCAGGGCGCAATGCGCAGCGGACAGGACGCAGCGCAGGCGGTGCTCGAGGATCTCTCCCGGTAGCCCGTCGTGTCCTCGAGCGATACCAGTGTCGCGAGGGTGCAGTCGATCAGGCACGGTTGCTATCCGTTTCCGGACGATACGCTCACGCAATGGCACGCAGCGGCACACAGCGACCCGAGGCGGTGGACCGACGGCTTGCCCGGCTGTTCGTCGCCGTGGTGAGCATCTCGCTCACGGTCGGCGCGCTGGCCGTTCTAGCGGCTCATCGATTCGGTGCCGCGTTGATCGAACGGCTCCGTCGGCGCTAATCAGTACTCAGCGGTCACAGTCACAGGAGCCGCCGACACTCCCCCAGCGGCGGAAACCACAGCGGCTCCTCGCTCGAGTCGTCCCAGACTGCCGGGTGAAACTGGCCGGGGTCGGTGACCAGCGGCGACTGGAAGTCGCGGCCGTACATGCCGTTGACCGTGGCACCCGACGCTAGCCTCGTAAACGCCGGGCAGACGACCACGTCGGCTCCCTCGTAGACCCCCGGTCCGTAGAGGAAACACGGCAGTTTGCGCCCCTCGACGGAGAGTGCAGGGTGGTCGTGGCCGACGACGTACCGGTCGGCCTCAAGAGTGGGTGCCTCGTGACCGTGGCAGACGACCGTCTCGTCGTCCCCGAGACGATACTCCGGGCTCGTTTCGCCGTCGAACGCGCCCTCGAGCTTCGTGTCGTGATTCCCGGGCGTGACGACGAGGGACGCGCCAGCATCGTCGACGACCGTCTCGAGACGGGCCAGATCGCGTTCGACGCCGCGCGGGAGCCGGCTGAAGGAGTGGAGGAGATCGCCCGCGACGACGACGGTTTTCGGCTCGGTGCGAGCGAGCAGTGACTCGAGTCGCTGGCGGACGTCGCTCCCGTCGTCGATAGGGGCATCGACGCTCGAATCGGCGGCTTTGCCGAGGTGAACGTCCGCAACGACGAGCGCGTCGGCTTCCGGGACGGCGAGTGCGCGCTCGACGGGCGAGACGGGGAGGTCGACGGTGGTCACTGCTGATCGGGACCGCCGTCGGCGCGAACCTCGTCCTTGCCGAGCGCCTCGAACAGGTCGTACTCGTTGCCGGTGAGGACGAAGAGGACGTCCTCGAGCGGTTCGAGGATCTCGGGGAGGATCTTGACGAGGAGGTAGGTGATCCCGACGAGGGCGACGATCGACAGCGACTGGGCGATGTAGTTGTGGGCGACGAGGAAAGAGACGCGGCTCTCCTCGGCCCCCATGTAGGTGGTCATGAACGAGACGAGCCACTCCTGCTGGAACCAGCCCCACGGGGAGGCCAGCCCGATGAAGACGTTGCGCACGAGGTTGAGAAACCAGATGACGCCGATAGCCATCGCGAAGGCGATCGCCTTCCGCTTGAACGGCGCCTTCACGGCGGCGACGAGCCCGCCGAAGATGGCCATACTCCCGAGTCCGGTACAGGCGAGGATGATGTAGGTGGTCCGCCCGGTCACCGTCTCGTCGGAGTCGAAGTCGAACCGACTCTGGTAGCCGTTCGCGCCCTCGTTGATGCCGGGGCTGTGGCCGAGCAGTTCCATCCCGTAGTGGGTCTGGACCGCGGTCGTCTCGATCAGCCACGTGCGAACGACGGGAATCGTCTCCGCGGGGAGGTAGATGAGCCCCATGAACGCGACCGCTTTCGTCAGGAGGAACAGTGAGTCGCGGCCGTCCCAGAGGAGATAGCCCGTGTACGCACACAGCGGAAGCGCCGCGAGCGCCAGCACCGTCTGGAGGGGACTCTGGACGTCGTAGTAGTAGTACGGCACCATCGTCAGCCAGAAGACGCCGAAGGTGAGCCAGGCCCCCATCGCGAGGTGTCTGGCTGGCTCGGGGACGCCCTGCCATCGGAGGATCAAGGCCACGAGAAACGCCGCAATCGCGACCCACGCGAGCAGATCCGTCAACCCCATCGAACCGACGACTGCCGGGGTCAGCGTCGCGCCTGCGGCCTCGAGACCGGCGACCGAGACGGCGTCGATCGCGGCTGAAGCGGGCGACATATTCATGGAAGACTGAAGGAGGGCGTCGTTATCAACCTGACGCCCTGTATCAGATCGTTCGGACGGGAGTCCAGTAGCCGCTGACCGTCATTTCACACCCGGTTGAACGACGGGTGCGTGGTTCGGAGCGGATGCGGTTCGGAGCGAACGAAGTGAGCGAGAACCACGACGCGAACGGGAAACGAATGTGACCCGTGAACTGAACAGAACGAGCGAAAACCGCGAACTGTACGATCCGTGTGGAACTCGATTCGGTTGTTACCAATGGTT
Above is a window of Natronorubrum tibetense GA33 DNA encoding:
- a CDS encoding ABC transporter ATP-binding protein, with translation MSLLEIDGVTKRFGGLVAVDDVSFDVNRGEIVGLIGPNGSGKSTVFNCIMSIYKVTDGSIHFDENDITDHQTHEVVNSGLSRVSQESNPITAMSVAGNIQLFTLPNSLFSLRGGASEAEIYEYAARVDIEDKLQEMPDELPHADIRRLEIAKALATEPDLLLLDEPFAGMNQAEITELAETFRAFSEAGITMVIVDHNMGGLMDLVDRAVVLNNGEKLMEGTPDEVTSDERVQKAYLGTAEES
- a CDS encoding ABC transporter ATP-binding protein gives rise to the protein MSYLELEDVHVRYGKAHALKGISLSVERGEIYGVIGPNGAGKTTMLNAIAGFVEYEGDIGYDGVDLATVSPQQIVQNGLVYCTEDRDLFPFFSVHDNLLMGAQFRDDRDAVQEDLDMVYDLFPRLDERRTQEAETMSGGEQQMLAIGRALMSDPDMLMLDEPTIGLAPVIIQDISDAIETLQEEGLTILLAEQNSTFALRHAERLSLIETGEIELAGTSEEFHDNEYVREAYVGIH
- a CDS encoding acyl-CoA thioesterase, whose product is MDTVDNTDDAGEPDFQPVFENRVRFAETDQQGIVFYGEYFTFQDETVSQFFREIDYSYEEMEADGWQVHVVNAELNYRDAAEFGDVLVNELRVAEMGTASITFEYRVRRKSDDRTLADGTVTQVAVDLETEEPIAVPDAFREAVAAFQGGLASADP
- a CDS encoding N-acyl homoserine lactonase family protein, which codes for MVSATVTPIERGTITTDVNNIIEGFALGTTDEPNPETVMGDGPVYNLVIDHPEATILWDTGSHPEADSGHWPPELYAAFEHTGLRPLEDDLADAGYALDDIDCVIQTHLHLDHAGGLYAFEETDTPVYVHEEELKFAYYSAKTDAGDGAYVAGDFDRDLNWEIVHGNREYFVEDLEFVHLPGHTPGLLGVQLELEDTGTVVLAGDQAYTRANYHDEQPMGGQLLWSKRHWLESLRTVKALERRHDATVICGHDGDDLETLESL
- a CDS encoding NAD(P)/FAD-dependent oxidoreductase — its product is MQTTPRVLVVGGGLAGLVAARHLAGGGTDVTLLEHRETVGGRVRTLERDGYRFDRGFQVLFPAYPAVRRELDLEALDLRRFTSGATIARPGRRSVLADPRQQPRTIPATLFNRDITMGDRLRVARLWWALRGTDPDRVFGDTREEDVSIERYLRDRGFSDGFIEEFVAPFYGGITLDRTLSTSSRVFEYTFATLAAGGAAVPAEGMEAIPTQLAQRVRNVGGAIETGIAVESVSSDESTATVETADGETHDADAVVVATDPPAARELTGLESIPTEARGCVTQYYALPDETGLETGKRLLLNATEDEGPNHVVPHSAVVPEYAPDDTTLVSATYLGCEVQRTSKRSDASRGAEANDAELAERTRQALESWYPEQRFDGLETLHTDRIPFAQFDQPPGIYDRLPDARDPDGPVYLAGDYTRWSSIQGAMRSGQDAAQAVLEDLSR
- a CDS encoding metallophosphoesterase, with the protein product MTTVDLPVSPVERALAVPEADALVVADVHLGKAADSSVDAPIDDGSDVRQRLESLLARTEPKTVVVAGDLLHSFSRLPRGVERDLARLETVVDDAGASLVVTPGNHDTKLEGAFDGETSPEYRLGDDETVVCHGHEAPTLEADRYVVGHDHPALSVEGRKLPCFLYGPGVYEGADVVVCPAFTRLASGATVNGMYGRDFQSPLVTDPGQFHPAVWDDSSEEPLWFPPLGECRRLL
- the artA gene encoding archaeosortase A; this encodes MSPASAAIDAVSVAGLEAAGATLTPAVVGSMGLTDLLAWVAIAAFLVALILRWQGVPEPARHLAMGAWLTFGVFWLTMVPYYYYDVQSPLQTVLALAALPLCAYTGYLLWDGRDSLFLLTKAVAFMGLIYLPAETIPVVRTWLIETTAVQTHYGMELLGHSPGINEGANGYQSRFDFDSDETVTGRTTYIILACTGLGSMAIFGGLVAAVKAPFKRKAIAFAMAIGVIWFLNLVRNVFIGLASPWGWFQQEWLVSFMTTYMGAEESRVSFLVAHNYIAQSLSIVALVGITYLLVKILPEILEPLEDVLFVLTGNEYDLFEALGKDEVRADGGPDQQ